The genomic DNA CCAATGGAATGGTCTGGAGTATTATTAGAAAAAGCCGTATTTGGAGATGCTAATGCTCAATATCAATTAGCGCAATTATATGAAGAAGGCTTGCATATACCTCAAAATATGGAAAAAGCTTTAGAATGGTATAATAAGGCAGCGAAAAAAGGTCATGCTGGAGCTATTTTTAAAATCGGAGAGCTTTGCGAAAAAGGAATTGGAGAAAAAGCCGACATTCATGAAGTATTAAAATGGTATAACCGAGCTGCAAGTCTTGGCAGCAGCGATGCGTCATATTCTATCGGAAGGCTTTACCATGAAGGCATATCACTACCTGCTGATGCAAGAAAATCAATCGAATGGTTCACAAAAGCTGCTGAACAAGGCAGCGGAAAAGCGGCGTTCACATTGGCTAAAATTTATGAGCAGCAAAAAGAAGACGGCTACATTGAAAAATTTTGCCTTTGGTATGTAAAAGCCTATGAATTAGGCTACTCAGAAGCAAAAGAATGGTTTGCTAAAATTGCATCTGAAGGAGCTCCAGAAATACAATACAATATTGCAAAAATTTATGAAAAAGGTCTTGGAATAAACAAAAACAGTGATGAATCAATAAAATGGTATCAAAAATCTGCAAAGCAAGGTCATATTGAATCAGCATTTTGTATAGGAATGTTATATTATGAAGGGGCAGAAGGCATAAACAAAGATAAAAATAAATCAATCGATTATCTGAAACAAGCAGGCACTGGCGGGCATGGAAAAGCGGCTTATATATTAGCAAAAATATATGAAGACAGCGCTGAAAATGAAACGGACATAAAAAATTTATGTCTTTGGTATGCAAAAGCGGCAGAATTAGGCCATGAAAGGGCTATTGACTGGCTTGTAAGAATTTACGAACAAAAAAGACCTGAAGTTCAATATTATTTAGGGGATATTTACGAGAAAGGTCTTGGAATAGATAAGGATATAAATATAGCAAAAAAATGGTATCTGAAAGCTTCAAATTTCGGACATGGAGATGCGGCGTATTCAATTGCTAAACTTAATGAATCCTCTTCTGAAAAAGAACAAAATCCTTCAAATAACCTTAAATGGTATGCAAAAGCAGCTGGCGCTGGTAATATAAATGCTATTGACTGGATTGAAAAACTTGGAAACTCGGTTGACCCTGAAACTCAATATGAGCTCGCCAAAACTTATGAAACAGATAATTCTATTTCAAATAATATAGAAAATGCATTGAATTTTTATGATTTAGCCGCAAATCAAAGGCTTACATCCGCATTGGAACGAATAATTGAACTTGGACTTGGCGGCAATAATCAAGCTCAATATCTCCTTGCCTGCTATTACGAAAAAGGCGATATTATTCCAAACGATATTCATAAAGCAATCGACTGGTATATCAAAGCCCTTGACGGGGGCAATCAAAAAGCTAAAGAATGGTTTGAAAATCAATCAGTTTATGGAAGTTCTGAAACTCAATTTAAAATCGGTGAAGCCTATGAAAAAGCATCGTCAAGAATGGGTAACATTGATGAAGCAAAAAAATGGTACACCTTATCTGCAAATCAAAATCACGAAAGAGCTGCATACCTTCTTGCAAAGTTAATTGACTCTGATTACCAGGACGAAGCGAGCAAGGATAAAGCTGCAAATTATTATAAAATTGCTGCCGAATATGGAGATATAGATGCCGCATACTCTCTTGGGAAAATACTTGAAGGTAAAAAAACCGAACAAAGTGCTCAAGAAGCCTGTGAATGGTATATTAGAGCTTATAAAGGCGGACATAAAGGCGCATTGCAATGGCTAAATAATGTTTTTAATCAAGGTAGTGCGGAAATTCAATATCAGCTTGCAATAGTTTTTGAATCTGGAAGTTATGCGATTAAAGATATAGAAAAAGCGATGGACCTTTATTTTAGAGCTTCTGATCAAGGCCATGTTAAATCTTCAATACTAATTGCAAATAAATATAATCGAGGAATAGGTGTTGAACATGACAAGGATAAAGCATTGCAATATTACCTGAGAGCAGCTCAAGAAGGAGATAAAGACTCAGCGTATGCTGTAGCAAAAATACATGAAGATAAAAAAGATACAAATACCGATATTATTTGCGAATGGTACACAAAAGCTGCTCAATTAGGCCATAAACTCGCAATCGAATGGCTTGAAAAAAAGTCCAAAGATTCTTCAAAAATTTTTGTTCCACCCATAAAAAAGCAAGATACTAAGGATTTTCAAAAATCCCCTGATTGGTATGCAAAAGCTGCTGAACAAGGCAATAGCCAAGCTGCTTATAATCTTGCAATGATGTATTATGAAGGAAAAGGAGTTGCTCAAAATAAAGAAAAAGCATTAGAATATTACATAAAAGCTGCGGAACAAGGTCATAATATAGCAGCTTATGCTCTTGCAAAGCTTTATGATAAACGTTCAGACAATGAACAAAGTGTTAATCTTGCTTGCAGATGGTATGTAAAAGCCGACGAGCTTGCTCATCCTGAAGCATCGTCATGGCTAAAAAATACCCTTTCCCATGGAACTGCTAATCAGCAATTTGCCTTAGGAAAAATCTACTTCGATGGAACAGGTGTCAGAAAAAACCTTAGAGAAGCGTTTAAATGGTTTTCTAAAGCAGCGGACAATGGAAATATTAATAGTGCATATATGGCTGGAATTCTTTGTAAAGACGGCAATTATGCTGGTTTTGATAACAATATTGAAAAAGCGATTTTTTATTTAAAAAAAGCAGGAGAGGGTGGAAATTCGGAAGCTGCATTTGAGCTTGCAAAAATATACAGCAATAAATCTGAAAAAATTTTTAATATTTACGAATCCTGCAAATGGTATGCAAAGGCGGCTGAGCTTAAACATAAACTCTCAAAAAATTGGATGGAAAACGCCCTTTATGGCGATGATGCAGAAATTCAATTTCATATCGGAAATATTTATTTAAAGGGTGATGGAGTTGAACAAAATAAAGATATAGCCGTTCAATGGCTGCTAAAAGCTGCGGAACATGGCAATAACAGTGCGGCTTACGCCCTTGCAAGTATATCAGATGTTAAAGCAAACGAATTTTTAAATAAAGAAGATTTATGCAAATGGTACGCAAAAGAAGCAGAAAATGATGATCAAAAAGCTCTTGAATGGCTGGAAAAAATATCTAAAAGCCAAGAGCCTGAAATGCAATACTGTCTTGCAAAAATATACGAATCAGGTGAAAACGTAAATAAAGACACAAAAAAAGCTATTTTTTGGTATCTTAAGGCATCCTCCCAAAATCACGGAGAAGCTGCATTTAAGCTCGCAAAAATTTTTCAGCATGGTTACGGAATTGAGCCTGATATTGAAAGAGCGATTGAATTATATGGCATTGCTGCTGAACAGGGAAATATTGAAGCTTGTATATGGCTGGCAAAATTTTTTGAATCCAGAAAAAAAGATGACTCAGACATTTTTAATTTATGCAGATGGTATGTCAAAGCTTTAGAATTAGGTAATAATGAAGCATCAATGTGGATAGAAAAAATAAAAAAACAAGGTGATTTTCTGATACAAAACTGGCTTGGAAAAATTTACGAATTAAAAGATAGTCAAAAAGAATTGGACATAGCTTTAGATTTATACTTAAGTTCATCTGAAAAAGGATACTATGAAGCTTCATTTAATCTTGCCAAATTATATACTGAAGGCAAAGGTCTACCTCAAAACTATGAAAAGGCCTTTGAATATTATTTAAAAGCTTCAGAACAAGGCCATAAAAAAGCCTTTAACGAAATTTTAAAAATCGGAGATAATTGTTCTTCAGAAATAAAATATATAATTGGAAACTTGTTTGAAAATGGGAAATTAGTTAAACCGGACGTTAATTTAGCTTTAGAATGGTACACAAAATCTTTTTTTCAAGGTTATGGAAAAGCGGCATTTGCAATAGGAAAAATTAATGAAGAAGGTAAAGGAGTTGACCATAACCTTGAAGTCGCTTTAAAATGGTATGAAAAAGCTGTAAAGCTCGGATACGAAAGAGCTGAAATACTTAGAAGGAAACTCGAAACGATTTTGAAATAAAAACTTACTTAATAATGGAGTCAAAAAAATGCAATTAAAATGGTTCTCAGATCTAAAGGTAAAAAATAAGCTTATTTTAAGCTCATGTTCTCTTATTTTTCTATCAGGCATAATATTGTCAGCCATAATTGGAATTATTATATACACTTATGGCAAACAAGAAATAAAAGATTATCGTGAAAATGAATTCGCAAAACGAAAGCAAACTCTTAAAAACTATGTTGAAATGATTTATCACAATCTTGACTTAACTTATACTTTTTCCCAAAGCAAAGACGAAATTATTAAAAACTATGGAAATCAATTAAAAAACGTTGTTGATATTGCATATCAGCTTATAAAAAAGGAAATGACAGCAAATTCAAATAAGGAAGAAGCCCAAGCCAATGCTCTTGAAATATTAAAACGCATTTCTTATGATAATGGAAGTGGATACATTTGGGTAAATGATATGGGTAAACCCTATCCCAAAATGATTATGCATCCCATTCTACCACAGCTAAATGGACAAATGATGGACGACCCAAAATACAACTGTGCTATGGGTAAAAAAGAAAACCTTTTTAAAGCTTTTGTAGATATTTGTGAAATAAACGGAGAAGGGTTTGTTGATTATCTTTGGCCAAAGCCGACAAAAGAGGGTATTACCAAAGAGCAGCCTAAACTTACTTTCGTTAAAAGTATCCCTGAATGGGGTTGGATTATAGGCACAGGAATATATGTTGACGATGTAATTCAAAAAGCTTTAGAAATAATGAAAAATAGTGTTAGTAAAATGACTTACGAAAATAATGAAGGATATTTTTGGATTAACGACATGGGCAAACCATATCCTAAAATGATTATGCATCCAATGCAGCCAGAACTAAACGATAAAATCATGGATGACCCCAAATATAACTGTGCTATGGGAACTAATAAAAACATGTTTCAAGTATTTGTCGAGGTTTGCGAAACAAATGGAGAAGGTGTTGTTGATTATCTTTGGCCAAAACTCGCAAAAGATGGAATGACATCTCCTCAGCCAAAATTAGCCTATGTTAAACATTTTAAAGCGCTCAACTGGGTAATTGGAACAGGGATTTATATGGATGATATTGAAACGGAAGTCAAACAAAAAGAAACAGATATTCAATCCCAAGTTACTTACACGCTACTTTACCTTATACTTGGTATAATTGGAATGTCAGCAATACTTTCATTTTTCATTAACTTAATAGCTAAAGCCATTACTAATCCATTGCAAAACATGATGGGTTTTATCGAAAAGATAGACAAAAAAGATTTTACCGCTTATATCAATATAAATGCTGAAGATGAAATTGGCATTATGGGTAAAAAATTAAATGCTACGATAAACTTATTACGAAAAAATATTCTTAGTTTAAAAGATATATGCGGAACATTAGATCATTCTTCTACTGAAATGACTTCAATTTCTGA from Desulfobacterales bacterium includes the following:
- a CDS encoding methyl-accepting chemotaxis protein, giving the protein MQLKWFSDLKVKNKLILSSCSLIFLSGIILSAIIGIIIYTYGKQEIKDYRENEFAKRKQTLKNYVEMIYHNLDLTYTFSQSKDEIIKNYGNQLKNVVDIAYQLIKKEMTANSNKEEAQANALEILKRISYDNGSGYIWVNDMGKPYPKMIMHPILPQLNGQMMDDPKYNCAMGKKENLFKAFVDICEINGEGFVDYLWPKPTKEGITKEQPKLTFVKSIPEWGWIIGTGIYVDDVIQKALEIMKNSVSKMTYENNEGYFWINDMGKPYPKMIMHPMQPELNDKIMDDPKYNCAMGTNKNMFQVFVEVCETNGEGVVDYLWPKLAKDGMTSPQPKLAYVKHFKALNWVIGTGIYMDDIETEVKQKETDIQSQVTYTLLYLILGIIGMSAILSFFINLIAKAITNPLQNMMGFIEKIDKKDFTAYININAEDEIGIMGKKLNATINLLRKNILSLKDICGTLDHSSTEMTSIS
- a CDS encoding SEL1-like repeat protein; this encodes MEWSGVLLEKAVFGDANAQYQLAQLYEEGLHIPQNMEKALEWYNKAAKKGHAGAIFKIGELCEKGIGEKADIHEVLKWYNRAASLGSSDASYSIGRLYHEGISLPADARKSIEWFTKAAEQGSGKAAFTLAKIYEQQKEDGYIEKFCLWYVKAYELGYSEAKEWFAKIASEGAPEIQYNIAKIYEKGLGINKNSDESIKWYQKSAKQGHIESAFCIGMLYYEGAEGINKDKNKSIDYLKQAGTGGHGKAAYILAKIYEDSAENETDIKNLCLWYAKAAELGHERAIDWLVRIYEQKRPEVQYYLGDIYEKGLGIDKDINIAKKWYLKASNFGHGDAAYSIAKLNESSSEKEQNPSNNLKWYAKAAGAGNINAIDWIEKLGNSVDPETQYELAKTYETDNSISNNIENALNFYDLAANQRLTSALERIIELGLGGNNQAQYLLACYYEKGDIIPNDIHKAIDWYIKALDGGNQKAKEWFENQSVYGSSETQFKIGEAYEKASSRMGNIDEAKKWYTLSANQNHERAAYLLAKLIDSDYQDEASKDKAANYYKIAAEYGDIDAAYSLGKILEGKKTEQSAQEACEWYIRAYKGGHKGALQWLNNVFNQGSAEIQYQLAIVFESGSYAIKDIEKAMDLYFRASDQGHVKSSILIANKYNRGIGVEHDKDKALQYYLRAAQEGDKDSAYAVAKIHEDKKDTNTDIICEWYTKAAQLGHKLAIEWLEKKSKDSSKIFVPPIKKQDTKDFQKSPDWYAKAAEQGNSQAAYNLAMMYYEGKGVAQNKEKALEYYIKAAEQGHNIAAYALAKLYDKRSDNEQSVNLACRWYVKADELAHPEASSWLKNTLSHGTANQQFALGKIYFDGTGVRKNLREAFKWFSKAADNGNINSAYMAGILCKDGNYAGFDNNIEKAIFYLKKAGEGGNSEAAFELAKIYSNKSEKIFNIYESCKWYAKAAELKHKLSKNWMENALYGDDAEIQFHIGNIYLKGDGVEQNKDIAVQWLLKAAEHGNNSAAYALASISDVKANEFLNKEDLCKWYAKEAENDDQKALEWLEKISKSQEPEMQYCLAKIYESGENVNKDTKKAIFWYLKASSQNHGEAAFKLAKIFQHGYGIEPDIERAIELYGIAAEQGNIEACIWLAKFFESRKKDDSDIFNLCRWYVKALELGNNEASMWIEKIKKQGDFLIQNWLGKIYELKDSQKELDIALDLYLSSSEKGYYEASFNLAKLYTEGKGLPQNYEKAFEYYLKASEQGHKKAFNEILKIGDNCSSEIKYIIGNLFENGKLVKPDVNLALEWYTKSFFQGYGKAAFAIGKINEEGKGVDHNLEVALKWYEKAVKLGYERAEILRRKLETILK